The Treponema pectinovorum genome includes a window with the following:
- a CDS encoding ABC transporter substrate-binding protein: protein MKKPIKTIFATAIAFAFSFVLFSCSTEKNADTLRMNMVSEPDSFFPWKSAAAETAAVTDNIFEGLLKFDEKGSLYPALAENWSISEDFLTYTFNLRKGVKFHNGAEFTSEDCLYTYKNLAGLDGLSPQSDKMLIVKSVSAPDKYTFIVELKSPYSAFLMLASDSPILLKDYSENEKFPIGTGPYKFVSYSLHEKITLQKNDEYYDKQRSGKIKNIEIYIMTDENASISALQSGQLDIVQMVTGINAKALEGRYNVISHPQNMVQILGLNNFYPPLSDINVRKAITCAIDKQEIINGVFDGFATPLYSNFSPILAEFYNDKLSKLFVHDIQKAKDYMARSNYKNGFDLAITVPANYQPHVDTAQLIANQLKPLGINCTIVPVEWTTWLEKVYTKFDYQSTVIGFAGKIDPAEVLRRYCSNYKRNFTNFKNAEYDEIFNKAENEIELKKRAQYFKDCQEILTKECAAVFICDPGRNIVTTKNIAGYTPYPVSMYDFSKIYFVK from the coding sequence ATGAAAAAACCAATAAAAACAATTTTTGCAACAGCGATAGCATTTGCATTCTCATTTGTGCTGTTTTCGTGCTCAACTGAAAAAAATGCAGATACTCTTAGAATGAATATGGTTTCTGAACCAGACAGTTTTTTCCCTTGGAAGTCTGCCGCTGCAGAAACCGCTGCCGTAACAGACAATATTTTTGAAGGTCTTTTAAAATTCGACGAAAAAGGAAGCCTATATCCAGCCCTTGCAGAAAACTGGTCCATTTCTGAAGATTTTTTGACCTACACTTTTAATTTAAGAAAAGGCGTAAAATTTCATAATGGCGCAGAATTCACTTCGGAAGACTGCCTTTACACATATAAAAATCTTGCAGGTTTGGATGGGCTTTCTCCGCAATCCGACAAAATGCTGATTGTAAAAAGTGTTTCCGCTCCAGACAAATACACTTTTATCGTAGAATTAAAAAGTCCGTATTCTGCATTTTTGATGCTTGCAAGCGACAGCCCAATCCTTTTAAAAGACTATTCCGAAAATGAAAAATTCCCAATCGGAACAGGTCCATACAAATTCGTTTCTTATTCGTTGCATGAAAAAATCACCTTGCAAAAAAATGATGAATATTACGACAAACAGCGCTCAGGAAAAATAAAAAATATCGAAATCTACATAATGACAGACGAAAACGCTTCTATTTCTGCACTGCAATCCGGGCAGCTCGACATTGTGCAGATGGTTACCGGCATAAATGCAAAAGCACTGGAAGGAAGATACAATGTAATAAGTCATCCACAAAATATGGTTCAAATTTTAGGACTAAATAATTTTTATCCGCCACTTTCTGATATAAACGTTCGAAAAGCGATAACTTGTGCTATAGACAAGCAGGAAATTATCAACGGAGTTTTTGACGGTTTTGCAACACCTCTCTACTCAAATTTTAGTCCAATTCTTGCTGAATTTTATAACGATAAGCTTTCAAAACTTTTTGTGCACGATATTCAAAAGGCAAAGGATTATATGGCTCGCTCAAATTACAAAAATGGATTTGACCTTGCAATAACAGTACCTGCAAATTACCAACCTCATGTAGACACCGCACAACTTATTGCAAATCAGTTAAAGCCTTTGGGAATAAATTGCACGATAGTTCCTGTTGAATGGACAACTTGGCTCGAAAAGGTATATACAAAATTTGACTATCAATCGACTGTAATCGGGTTTGCAGGAAAAATTGATCCAGCAGAAGTGTTACGAAGGTATTGTTCAAACTATAAAAGAAATTTTACAAACTTTAAAAATGCCGAATATGATGAAATTTTTAATAAGGCCGAAAACGAAATCGAGCTAAAAAAACGTGCACAATATTTTAAAGATTGCCAAGAAATCTTAACAAAAGAATGTGCAGCAGTATTTATCTGCGACCCAGGACGAAATATCGTTACAACAAAAAATATTGCAGGTTATACGCCTTACCCGGTTTCTATGTATGATTTTTCAAAAATCTATTTTGTAAAATAA
- a CDS encoding DUF1848 domain-containing protein, giving the protein MILFASGRTDIPAFYSEWFVNRIRAGFLDVRNPYHKGQVTRYSLDPCVVDCLVFCTKNPKPILAHLGEFEDFGKYFFVTITPYGKEIEPSVPEKDEVIKSFIELSKFVGAEKVCWRYDPIFVDSTYSVATHIREFKNMCEKLAGYTNRVIISFIDLYAKTTKNFPELKEVSLADQKFLAGAFSSIASKFYMSIETCAEANDLSAFGVKAGACVSKNIIEAATGLRLAQTGTQRLRKHCSCIPMRDIASYNCCPHLCKYCYANYDENSVKKNYSKHNPASSFLIGEAQSGDIIHLAEQKSFRDFQQLLF; this is encoded by the coding sequence ATGATTCTTTTTGCCTCAGGACGCACGGATATTCCCGCTTTTTATTCTGAATGGTTTGTAAACCGCATTCGAGCAGGATTTTTGGATGTTAGAAATCCGTACCATAAAGGACAGGTTACTAGATATTCACTTGACCCGTGTGTTGTTGACTGCCTCGTTTTTTGCACTAAAAATCCTAAACCGATTCTTGCACACTTAGGCGAATTTGAAGATTTTGGCAAGTATTTTTTTGTTACAATCACTCCATACGGCAAAGAAATTGAACCAAGTGTTCCAGAAAAAGACGAAGTTATAAAATCCTTTATTGAACTTTCAAAATTTGTAGGGGCTGAAAAAGTCTGCTGGCGATATGACCCGATTTTTGTCGATTCAACTTATTCAGTTGCGACTCATATTCGAGAATTTAAAAATATGTGCGAAAAACTTGCAGGCTATACGAACAGAGTGATTATCAGTTTTATAGATTTGTATGCTAAAACTACAAAAAATTTTCCTGAATTAAAAGAAGTTTCGCTGGCTGACCAAAAATTTTTGGCTGGAGCGTTTAGTTCGATTGCAAGCAAATTTTATATGTCGATTGAAACCTGTGCAGAGGCAAATGACCTTTCTGCATTTGGCGTAAAAGCTGGTGCCTGCGTTTCTAAAAATATTATCGAAGCGGCGACTGGATTGCGGCTTGCTCAAACTGGCACGCAACGCTTACGCAAACACTGCTCTTGTATTCCAATGCGCGATATTGCAAGTTACAACTGCTGTCCGCACCTTTGTAAATATTGCTATGCAAACTATGATGAGAATTCTGTCAAAAAAAATTATTCCAAACATAATCCTGCTTCTTCCTTTTTGATTGGCGAGGCACAGTCTGGCGACATAATTCACCTTGCAGAACAAAAATCATTCAGAGATTTTCAGCAACTTCTTTTTTAA
- a CDS encoding tagaturonate reductase, which produces MALKSIKDVVKTVKRPEKILQFGEGGFLRAFVDWQIDIVNEKTDFNGNIVIVQPLAKGMIDAMNEQNNLYNTVLRGMKDGKPTVETRTINSISRSINPYVNFDDYIKCAENPDLRFIVSNTTEAGIQYDSSAKLDDKPQASYPGKLTAFLYHRFKAFNGAHDKGLILIPCELSDDAGLNLRICILQHARDWHLGPDFINWFNNDCDVCSCLVDRIVPGYFPLLTKEENGKTQAENLCEKLGYEDKLLDSAELFHFWVIESAKSHEDELPLVKAGLSVKWVQNMDYYHTRKVRILNGAHTSSVLAAYLAGSNYVQDIVCSEKVGTGFNEPNAAAQKFMHDVIFNEIIPSIDGDQEDLKGYANDVWTRFQNPFNPHRLIEISLNSVAKYWTRCLPSITQSIAKNGKVPKLLSFSMAALIAFYNGTEIKTDERGGKYLESKRGDETYQNKDTVPVLEFFAALNKETKDAKVIANRVLSNVDFWKEDLTKYAGLEESVAKNFADIQAKGMKQALSDIVK; this is translated from the coding sequence ATGGCATTAAAGTCGATAAAAGACGTTGTAAAAACAGTAAAACGTCCAGAAAAAATCCTACAATTCGGAGAAGGTGGATTCCTTCGTGCATTTGTAGATTGGCAAATTGATATCGTTAACGAAAAAACAGATTTCAATGGAAACATAGTTATCGTTCAACCTTTGGCAAAGGGAATGATAGATGCGATGAACGAACAAAACAACCTCTACAATACGGTTCTTCGCGGAATGAAAGACGGAAAACCAACCGTAGAAACTCGCACTATTAACTCTATCAGCCGCTCAATAAACCCTTATGTAAACTTTGATGACTATATAAAGTGTGCAGAAAATCCAGATTTAAGATTTATAGTTTCTAATACTACAGAAGCAGGAATTCAATACGATTCTTCTGCAAAATTAGACGACAAACCACAGGCTTCTTATCCTGGAAAACTAACCGCATTTTTGTACCATCGCTTTAAAGCATTTAATGGAGCACACGACAAAGGTTTGATTTTAATTCCTTGCGAACTTTCTGATGATGCAGGTCTTAACCTTAGAATCTGCATTCTCCAGCATGCACGCGACTGGCATTTAGGACCTGATTTTATAAACTGGTTTAACAACGACTGCGATGTTTGCTCTTGCCTTGTTGACCGCATTGTTCCAGGCTACTTCCCACTTCTTACAAAAGAAGAAAACGGAAAAACTCAAGCAGAAAACCTTTGCGAAAAACTTGGATACGAAGATAAATTGCTCGATTCCGCAGAACTCTTTCACTTTTGGGTTATTGAATCTGCAAAATCACACGAAGATGAACTTCCTCTCGTTAAAGCAGGACTTTCTGTTAAGTGGGTTCAGAATATGGACTACTACCACACAAGAAAAGTTCGCATTTTGAATGGAGCACACACTTCTTCTGTTCTTGCCGCATACTTGGCTGGCTCAAATTATGTTCAGGATATAGTTTGCTCAGAAAAAGTTGGAACAGGCTTTAACGAACCAAATGCCGCTGCACAGAAATTTATGCACGATGTAATTTTCAATGAAATAATTCCTTCCATTGATGGCGACCAGGAAGACCTTAAAGGATATGCAAACGATGTTTGGACTCGCTTCCAAAATCCATTTAATCCACACCGCTTGATTGAAATTTCTTTGAACTCAGTTGCTAAATACTGGACAAGATGTCTTCCATCGATTACACAGTCAATCGCAAAAAATGGCAAAGTTCCAAAACTCCTTTCTTTCTCGATGGCAGCGTTAATCGCTTTCTATAATGGAACAGAAATAAAAACAGACGAAAGAGGAGGAAAATACCTCGAATCCAAGAGAGGCGACGAAACCTATCAGAACAAGGATACAGTTCCAGTTCTCGAATTCTTTGCAGCGCTCAACAAAGAAACAAAGGATGCAAAAGTAATTGCCAACAGAGTTCTTTCTAATGTTGACTTCTGGAAAGAGGATTTGACAAAATATGCAGGCTTAGAAGAAAGCGTTGCAAAAAACTTTGCTGACATTCAAGCAAAAGGAATGAAACAAGCATTGTCTGATATCGTTAAATAA
- a CDS encoding NAD-binding protein, translating into MKIVIVGAGFTGIQLAKRLVNGKNDVVLIDNDEETVRHASNSLDCDVIQAEGNNLQTLENAGIKEADALVCVTSNDEVNMITCSLVDAVYPNVVKIARVRNYAYYVDTASVEKNERVRPLYGIDYMVHPDVEAAEAIANAAKHGTITDVMPLGDEYELIRVCVEKGSKLENQQLVNVRKITDIPVLIAYVETDGETRLPSGETIIHAEDCLGALILKDDIPEFLKLCGAKVKKIKKVAIVGAGRVGTIVLEKLIQRKSNLVTWLFKKEGSPTQEFCIIDSDEERAKAAEEKFNGVKVFCADATEEGFIEEEGIDKYDLAICATHNHELNIVMSAYFESIGIPNSIALVGNNAFGEIARKIGIEVAVPIRDTVVDSIMSHLKGRSVTGVHTVNEGSLEIVEITVGKDCSVKGCSLRDIAENGKFLILMMQKSGKNEQFIPIGNTTIEEKDQIVLITTNEENQHVLEKFGAEI; encoded by the coding sequence ATGAAAATCGTAATAGTAGGTGCTGGATTTACAGGAATTCAACTTGCAAAGCGTCTTGTAAACGGAAAAAACGATGTAGTTTTAATCGATAATGATGAAGAAACTGTTCGCCATGCCTCCAACAGTTTGGACTGCGATGTTATTCAGGCAGAGGGAAACAATCTTCAAACTTTAGAAAATGCAGGCATAAAAGAAGCCGATGCTTTGGTATGTGTAACATCAAACGACGAAGTCAATATGATAACTTGCTCATTGGTTGACGCTGTTTATCCAAATGTCGTAAAAATCGCGAGAGTCAGAAATTATGCCTATTATGTTGACACTGCTTCCGTAGAAAAAAACGAAAGAGTACGTCCACTTTACGGCATAGATTATATGGTTCATCCAGATGTAGAAGCGGCGGAAGCGATTGCAAATGCAGCAAAGCATGGAACAATAACAGATGTTATGCCTTTGGGTGATGAATATGAACTTATAAGGGTTTGTGTCGAAAAGGGGAGCAAACTCGAAAATCAACAGCTTGTAAATGTTAGAAAGATAACAGATATTCCTGTTCTAATTGCGTATGTAGAAACAGATGGTGAAACTAGACTTCCAAGTGGCGAGACAATAATTCACGCGGAAGATTGTTTGGGTGCGCTCATTTTAAAAGATGATATTCCTGAATTTTTAAAACTTTGCGGTGCAAAGGTAAAAAAGATAAAGAAAGTTGCAATAGTCGGTGCAGGGCGAGTAGGAACAATCGTTTTAGAAAAATTGATTCAGCGAAAATCAAATCTTGTTACTTGGCTTTTTAAAAAGGAAGGCTCTCCTACACAAGAATTTTGCATAATAGATAGCGATGAAGAGCGGGCAAAAGCTGCCGAAGAAAAATTTAACGGTGTAAAGGTATTTTGTGCAGATGCTACAGAAGAAGGTTTTATAGAAGAAGAAGGAATTGATAAATACGATTTGGCTATCTGCGCAACGCATAATCATGAGTTAAATATAGTAATGTCCGCTTATTTTGAGTCTATAGGAATCCCAAACAGTATTGCGCTGGTCGGAAACAATGCTTTTGGAGAAATCGCTCGAAAAATCGGAATAGAGGTAGCAGTTCCCATACGCGACACTGTTGTAGACAGCATTATGAGCCATTTAAAAGGGCGTTCGGTTACAGGTGTCCATACTGTAAACGAAGGTTCTCTTGAAATTGTAGAAATAACTGTTGGCAAAGATTGTTCTGTAAAAGGTTGCTCGTTAAGGGACATAGCAGAGAATGGTAAATTTTTAATTTTGATGATGCAAAAATCGGGAAAGAACGAGCAATTTATTCCTATCGGAAATACAACAATCGAAGAAAAAGACCAAATCGTGTTGATTACAACAAATGAAGAAAATCAGCATGTTTTGGAAAAATTTGGAGCCGAAATTTAA
- a CDS encoding ABC transporter permease has translation MKFYIKKLFDFLTTLLLVTVVTFVTFNVLPGNPALAILGPDAQEAQIQNMEVQLGLDKPLIVRYSNWIKNALRGDLGISYKYNQKVSLLIYDAIKTTAFLALISLIFTIALGVFFGILFARFRKILLWKSLSTLSQIWVSIPSFCTALILILIFSVGLKLLPSVGSSSILSFLLPSLAISLGSSSIFCRYIKVSIENELKQDYVRTARSKGLTENQIIIRHVLKNALIPSITTLGLICADIFGGSIIIENVFSLSGVGKLIINSISSRDFPLLQGLTLYLAAITLICNFAVDILYSIIDPRIRGGKK, from the coding sequence TTGAAGTTCTATATAAAAAAATTATTCGATTTTTTAACAACTCTTCTTCTTGTAACTGTAGTAACTTTTGTAACTTTTAATGTGTTGCCTGGAAATCCAGCACTCGCAATTTTAGGTCCAGACGCACAAGAAGCGCAGATACAAAATATGGAAGTTCAATTAGGGCTTGATAAACCCTTAATCGTACGATATTCAAACTGGATAAAAAATGCTTTGCGTGGCGATTTAGGAATTTCGTACAAGTATAATCAAAAAGTCAGTCTGCTGATTTACGATGCAATAAAAACTACTGCCTTTTTAGCCCTTATCTCTTTGATTTTTACTATAGCGCTGGGAGTTTTTTTTGGGATTTTATTCGCTCGGTTTAGAAAAATACTTTTATGGAAAAGTCTCTCAACCTTGAGTCAAATCTGGGTTTCGATTCCATCATTTTGTACGGCACTGATTTTGATTTTAATTTTTTCTGTCGGCTTAAAACTTTTACCGTCTGTCGGTTCATCGAGCATTTTAAGTTTTTTGCTTCCGTCGCTTGCAATCTCGCTCGGTTCTTCTTCAATATTCTGCCGTTACATAAAAGTTAGCATAGAAAATGAATTAAAGCAGGATTATGTAAGGACAGCGCGCAGCAAAGGATTAACAGAAAATCAAATCATAATAAGGCACGTGTTAAAAAACGCATTGATACCTTCAATTACAACGCTCGGACTTATATGTGCAGATATTTTTGGAGGTAGCATAATAATAGAAAATGTATTTTCGCTTTCTGGAGTTGGAAAATTGATTATCAATTCTATTTCTTCGCGTGATTTTCCACTTTTGCAGGGATTAACCTTGTATCTTGCAGCGATAACGCTCATCTGCAATTTTGCAGTTGATATTTTATATTCAATAATCGATCCACGAATTAGAGGAGGGAAAAAATAA
- a CDS encoding flavoprotein, which translates to MLKGKTVILGVTGSIACYKSASLVSLLVKAHAQVHVIMTKNALNFITPITFETLSCNKCLTDTFDRNFDFDVKHVSLAKKADIFVIAPATANTIAKIAHGIADDMLTTTFLASSCKKIISPAMNTAMYENPVTQNNFDICRKFGIQILDAAKGRLACGDDGVGKMPEPDELFRVICKSFGVTDSFVC; encoded by the coding sequence ATGTTAAAAGGAAAAACTGTAATTTTAGGCGTTACCGGAAGTATCGCCTGTTATAAAAGTGCAAGCCTTGTAAGCTTGCTTGTAAAAGCTCATGCACAAGTTCATGTGATAATGACGAAAAATGCACTCAATTTTATTACGCCAATAACTTTTGAAACTTTGTCCTGCAACAAATGCCTTACAGATACTTTTGATCGCAATTTTGACTTTGATGTAAAACACGTTTCTCTTGCAAAAAAAGCCGATATTTTTGTGATTGCTCCAGCTACTGCAAATACAATAGCAAAAATTGCTCATGGCATTGCAGATGATATGCTAACAACAACCTTTCTTGCTTCTTCTTGCAAAAAAATCATAAGCCCTGCAATGAACACTGCTATGTACGAAAATCCAGTAACGCAGAACAATTTTGATATTTGCAGAAAATTCGGCATTCAAATTTTGGACGCTGCAAAAGGTCGGCTTGCTTGTGGCGACGATGGCGTTGGTAAAATGCCAGAACCAGACGAACTTTTTAGAGTTATCTGTAAATCGTTTGGCGTTACAGATTCTTTTGTCTGCTAG
- a CDS encoding TrkH family potassium uptake protein, giving the protein MNLIFVFIRLFSIVLAIIGTSFLLPIGTALFYGETKVVMQFVIPMLIAWIVGIIFYFAGKKTPIKLGTRAVFAFVSIAWIAISFYGAIPLYSGGYLQSLADAVFEAVSGFSTTGATIFKDVESLPRSINLWRMEMHWLGGMGIIALTTAILPLLGVGGFQLVKAESTGPEKGKITPKMANTAKALWLIYISFTLLQTFILMVVGMDFIDALGHAFSTLGTGGFSSKNSSISGFNSLAIEVVCTIFMFLAGVNFSLYFYILTKKINEVKKNSEFKAYTAIFTLTILCLSLCLVKFYGSFSVALRYASFQVASVMSTTGFATADFMTWPPAAQFFIFILFFIGGSSGSTAGGFKVIRWVILAKKSGTHIQGMLHPHGVFTVRINGAAGREDLVLNIAAFVFIYIVLTFLSTFVGTLTGLDLFQSFTATLSMIGNIGPAFGPFAEYSWIPTPLKWWYCFVMIAGRLELYNLIIFFVRDFWKR; this is encoded by the coding sequence ATGAATCTCATTTTTGTTTTTATACGGCTTTTTTCAATAGTGCTTGCAATCATTGGAACTTCTTTTTTATTGCCGATTGGAACAGCCTTATTTTATGGTGAAACTAAAGTTGTCATGCAATTTGTAATACCTATGCTTATTGCATGGATTGTTGGAATTATCTTTTATTTTGCTGGAAAAAAGACTCCTATAAAACTCGGTACTAGAGCAGTTTTTGCTTTTGTAAGCATTGCTTGGATAGCAATAAGTTTTTATGGTGCAATTCCTCTATATTCAGGTGGGTATTTGCAAAGCCTTGCAGATGCTGTTTTTGAAGCAGTAAGTGGTTTTAGTACAACTGGTGCAACAATCTTTAAAGATGTGGAAAGTCTTCCTCGCAGTATAAATCTTTGGCGGATGGAGATGCATTGGCTTGGCGGAATGGGAATAATTGCTTTGACAACTGCAATTTTACCACTTTTAGGTGTAGGTGGATTTCAACTTGTAAAAGCAGAATCCACTGGTCCTGAAAAAGGAAAGATTACACCAAAGATGGCAAACACAGCAAAGGCTTTATGGCTCATATATATTTCGTTTACGCTTTTGCAAACTTTTATTTTGATGGTGGTAGGAATGGATTTTATAGATGCACTTGGTCATGCCTTTTCTACTTTGGGAACTGGAGGTTTTAGTTCCAAAAATTCAAGTATAAGCGGATTTAATAGCCTCGCAATCGAAGTAGTTTGCACAATATTTATGTTTTTGGCAGGTGTGAATTTTAGCCTTTACTTTTATATACTTACGAAAAAAATTAACGAAGTAAAAAAGAACAGCGAATTTAAAGCGTACACGGCAATTTTTACACTAACGATTCTTTGTCTTTCGCTTTGCCTTGTAAAATTTTATGGTAGTTTTTCTGTAGCGCTTAGGTATGCTAGTTTTCAAGTTGCTTCTGTAATGAGTACAACAGGTTTTGCAACCGCAGATTTTATGACTTGGCCGCCAGCAGCACAATTTTTTATTTTTATTTTGTTTTTTATAGGTGGCTCTTCCGGTTCAACTGCTGGAGGTTTTAAGGTTATAAGGTGGGTAATCTTAGCAAAAAAATCAGGAACGCATATTCAGGGAATGCTTCATCCTCACGGAGTTTTTACAGTCCGCATAAATGGAGCTGCAGGAAGAGAAGATTTGGTATTAAACATTGCCGCCTTTGTTTTTATTTACATTGTTTTAACGTTTTTATCAACTTTTGTTGGAACTTTGACAGGATTGGATCTTTTTCAATCTTTTACTGCAACTTTAAGCATGATAGGAAACATTGGTCCTGCTTTTGGCCCTTTTGCAGAATACTCTTGGATTCCTACGCCATTAAAATGGTGGTATTGCTTTGTTATGATAGCTGGACGTCTTGAACTTTATAACTTGATAATCTTCTTTGTCCGCGATTTTTGGAAGCGATAG
- a CDS encoding type III pantothenate kinase — MILTLDVGNSNTTGGVFKDDKLIFQFRQTTNQNSSSDEIGIFFRSLFRENQIDPTQITEIGICSVVPPINYSLSNGILKYFGIEPLFIQAGIKTGLKLKTPNPKEIGADLIADSIGAIAACPNTDLIIVDLGTATTIHAVTKEREYLGGSILTGLKIGVQALAQATSKLPHVDIKKADKACATCTIEAIQSGIYFGTAGAIKEICKTINAEVFKNSNAKIIGTGGFSKIFDSYGIFDKTIPELTLLGVKKALELNRQ; from the coding sequence ATGATACTAACGCTCGATGTTGGAAATTCCAATACGACTGGTGGTGTGTTCAAGGACGATAAACTGATATTTCAGTTTAGGCAGACCACAAATCAAAATTCATCTTCAGATGAAATTGGAATTTTCTTTCGCTCGCTATTTCGGGAAAATCAAATTGACCCGACTCAAATCACAGAAATTGGAATCTGCTCTGTAGTTCCTCCAATCAATTATTCACTTTCAAATGGAATTCTAAAATATTTTGGAATTGAACCTTTATTCATTCAAGCAGGAATTAAAACTGGCCTAAAATTGAAAACTCCAAATCCAAAAGAGATTGGGGCAGACTTGATTGCAGATTCAATCGGTGCAATCGCCGCTTGCCCAAACACAGATTTGATAATCGTAGATTTGGGGACAGCAACCACGATTCACGCAGTAACAAAAGAGCGCGAATATCTTGGAGGCTCAATCTTAACGGGTCTAAAAATAGGCGTTCAAGCATTGGCACAAGCAACTTCAAAACTTCCACACGTAGACATAAAAAAAGCAGATAAAGCCTGCGCCACCTGCACAATCGAAGCGATTCAATCTGGAATATACTTTGGAACTGCTGGTGCAATTAAAGAAATTTGCAAAACGATAAATGCAGAAGTTTTTAAAAACTCAAACGCAAAGATAATCGGCACTGGCGGCTTTTCGAAGATTTTTGACTCATACGGAATTTTTGACAAAACGATTCCAGAATTAACTCTGCTTGGCGTAAAAAAAGCGTTGGAATTAAATCGCCAGTAA